In one window of Bizionia sp. M204 DNA:
- a CDS encoding DUF5606 domain-containing protein, giving the protein MSLEKILSIAGKPGLYKMIAQTRGGFVAESLLDGKKMSVGIHHNVSILSEIAIYTLTEEKPLREVFKLIKEKESGNETSISHKESKDKLEEYFFEVLPDYDEDRVYASDIKKIIQWYNLLQKNDLLDLEVEAGTEAVTADEEE; this is encoded by the coding sequence ATGAGTCTAGAAAAAATATTATCAATAGCAGGAAAACCAGGATTGTATAAAATGATTGCCCAAACACGAGGTGGCTTTGTAGCCGAATCGTTGTTAGATGGTAAAAAAATGTCTGTAGGCATTCATCATAATGTAAGTATCTTGAGCGAAATTGCTATTTATACACTTACCGAAGAAAAACCGTTACGTGAGGTTTTTAAATTGATTAAAGAAAAAGAATCAGGTAACGAAACATCTATTAGTCATAAAGAAAGTAAAGACAAATTAGAAGAATATTTCTTTGAAGTTTTACCAGATTATGATGAAGATCGAGTGTACGCTAGTGATATTAAAAAAATTATTCAGTGGTATAATTTACTTCAAAAAAATGACTTGTTAGATTTGGAGGTAGAAGCTGGAACCGAAGCTGTAACAGCGGACGAAGAAGAATAA
- the mazG gene encoding nucleoside triphosphate pyrophosphohydrolase has protein sequence MNTREDQLKAFGRLLTIMDELRVQCPWDKKQTMETLRHLTIEETYELGDAILDNDLEEVKKELGDVLLHIVFYSKIGSETNDFDIADVCNSICEKLIHRHPHIYGDVKVDNEADVKRNWENLKLKEGKTSVLEGVPKSLPALVKASRIQEKVAGVGFDWEEPNQVWEKVEEELQEFKDEVNAGNQEAMESEFGDVLFSMVNYARFLKINPENALERTNKKFTKRFQYLEAKAKSLNKNLKDMTLGEMDVFWEEAKKR, from the coding sequence ATGAATACCAGAGAAGATCAACTCAAAGCTTTCGGTAGATTATTAACCATTATGGACGAGCTGCGTGTGCAATGTCCTTGGGATAAAAAGCAAACTATGGAAACTTTAAGGCACTTGACCATAGAAGAAACCTATGAATTAGGCGATGCTATTTTAGATAACGATTTAGAGGAAGTCAAAAAGGAATTGGGTGATGTGCTGTTGCATATTGTTTTTTATTCTAAAATTGGAAGCGAAACGAATGATTTTGACATTGCGGATGTTTGTAATAGCATTTGCGAGAAACTTATTCATAGACATCCACATATTTATGGTGATGTTAAAGTGGATAATGAAGCAGATGTAAAACGAAACTGGGAAAATTTAAAACTTAAAGAAGGCAAAACGAGTGTCCTGGAAGGTGTTCCAAAAAGTTTGCCAGCATTGGTAAAGGCAAGTAGGATTCAGGAAAAAGTTGCAGGAGTAGGATTCGATTGGGAGGAGCCAAATCAGGTTTGGGAAAAAGTGGAGGAGGAGCTTCAGGAATTTAAAGATGAAGTGAACGCTGGTAATCAAGAAGCTATGGAGAGTGAATTTGGCGATGTCCTGTTTTCTATGGTAAATTACGCACGATTTTTAAAAATTAACCCAGAAAACGCTCTTGAACGCACTAATAAAAAATTTACCAAGCGCTTTCAATACTTGGAAGCAAAAGCGAAATCTTTAAACAAAAACCTCAAAGACATGACTTTGGGTGAAATGGACGTTTTTTGGGAAGAAGCTAAAAAGCGGTAA
- the def gene encoding peptide deformylase codes for MILPVVAYGDPVLKKVGKEIAKDYPKLDELLANMYETMYNAFGVGLAAPQIGLDIRLFLVDTSPFAEDDVLSEEEQAFLKDFKQTFINAKILEETGDEWAFNEGCLSIPDVREDVFRKPTITIEFYDENFEKHTKTYDGLVARVIQHEYDHIEGVLFTDKLSSLKKRLIKSKLSNISKGKINVDYRMRFPSQKKKR; via the coding sequence ATGATATTACCTGTTGTAGCCTATGGCGATCCTGTATTAAAAAAAGTAGGAAAAGAAATTGCAAAAGATTACCCAAAACTTGATGAGTTGTTAGCGAACATGTATGAAACCATGTACAATGCGTTTGGTGTTGGTCTTGCTGCGCCACAAATAGGTTTAGATATTCGTTTGTTTCTAGTAGATACATCTCCTTTTGCGGAAGATGATGTGTTATCAGAGGAAGAACAGGCCTTTTTAAAGGATTTTAAGCAAACTTTTATAAATGCTAAAATACTAGAGGAAACGGGCGATGAATGGGCGTTTAATGAAGGTTGTTTAAGTATTCCAGATGTTCGGGAAGATGTGTTTAGAAAACCAACAATTACGATAGAGTTTTACGATGAAAATTTTGAAAAGCATACCAAAACCTATGATGGGTTAGTAGCACGTGTAATTCAACATGAATACGATCATATTGAAGGTGTTTTGTTTACAGATAAGCTATCATCATTAAAAAAACGATTAATAAAAAGTAAACTTTCAAACATTTCTAAAGGAAAAATTAATGTGGATTATCGCATGCGTTTCCCAAGTCAAAAAAAGAAACGATAA